In one Penaeus chinensis breed Huanghai No. 1 chromosome 33, ASM1920278v2, whole genome shotgun sequence genomic region, the following are encoded:
- the LOC125043227 gene encoding achaete-scute complex protein T5-like, producing the protein MIDIISSKMEEHRQEGKIGNSNVESKKAGNAKEKYGLRPRTIIKRLQQEKTRQEVPKPRPTRSKSRPAPLSKYRRKTANARERHRMKEINNAFESLRKVLPALEIHTNSSSMTKITTLRMAVGYIRALSEVLEDDGEANLLSLQTIHQSIQDSLQHSMQVETPSTGDISVLQHETSMSYFAQQCMPHVMDYRPSCGLMSSSSSSSLDLRGSVSSGSDLEELLSDDSVLLEDNLDVFHDIQTFCEGDPLEVILAPDKIHPQTFTHEMCN; encoded by the coding sequence ATGATTGATATCATCTCGTCAAAAATGGAGGAACACCGTCAGGAAGGAAAGATTGGAAACAGCAACGTCGAAAGCAAGAAAGCGGGCAATGCGAAGGAGAAGTATGGCCTTCGTCCGCGGACCATCATCAAGAGACTACAGCAAGAGAAGACTCGTCAGGAGGTTCCCAAACCACGCCCTACGAGGTCGAAGTCACGGCCGGCGCCGTTGTCGAAGTATCGGAGGAAGACCGCCAACGCCCGCGAGCGCCACCGCATGAAGGAAATCAACAACGCGTTCGAATCCCTCCGCAAGGTCCTCCCAGCGTTGGAAATCCACACCAATTCCTCGTCCATGACCAAAATCACGACGCTGCGCATGGCAGTCGGGTACATCCGGGCCCTGTCAGAGGTGCTGGAGGACGACGGCGAGGCCAACCTGCTCTCCCTCCAGACGATACACCAATCCATCCAGGACTCCCTCCAGCACTCCATGCAGGTGGAGACGCCGTCGACAGGGGACATCTCCGTGCTGCAGCACGAGACTTCGATGTCCTACTTCGCCCAGCAGTGCATGCCGCACGTGATGGATTATCGCCCCAGCTGCGGCCTCATGTCGTCTTCTTCCAGCTCCTCCTTGGATCTTCGAGGCTCGGTGAGCAGCGGGAGCGACCTGGAGGAGTTGCTCTCCGACGACTCGGTGTTGCTCGAGGACAACCTCGACGTCTTCCACGACATCCAGACGTTCTGCGAAGGGGACCCTTTAGAAGTGATCCTCGCGCCGGACAAAATTCACCCCCAGACTTTCACACACGAAATGTGCAATTAG